The region AACTGATTGGCAGAGTAAGAAGTTAAGACATCTGCCTCCAAGATTATTAATTCCACAAATTCATTGCCAACAAAAATGAATGGTTTACCTCTTAGTATGAACCAGATACTGTTGCAACTGAGCTCTCCTGTCCAGTAACCTCAGTAAAGCACTCTGTGCTTGATGGACCTGGTGTAAAGTGCTACTTTCTAACTTGATAGTTCATCTGACATCATTCTGAACACCAGTGATTCATTGCTCGCCTGGGACTTCTGAAGAAAATTCCGGATAAACCTACCTCTGCTGTCTAACGGCGCGTTCTTTTGGGACTATTCCAGAACAGGAATACTCCGAATAGACGGTAATCGTGTTCTTCCAATTCGGCAGATGCGTTCTTTTGAGAATtggtattccatgtattctgttATTCGTAAACCAGGATAAGAATAACTGGAATAGTCCCAAAAGAATGTGCCCTAAGTTTCCGAAAGCCAGCCTTATTCATTCCAGCATTCCTCTCTTTCAGTAGGTGTTCTTCCTGAACTTGAtactattcttcttcttcttcttcttcttcttcttcttattattattattattattattattattattattggacaAAGACTTAAGATTGATTTTATCTGATTTGATCTCACTGCTTTTTGATGTGATCAGATTTGATTAACAGTCTCCCCAATATTTATTAGCATAccgttgttgttgtgttttcagCAGCTTTGGAGCAAAAACCTCAAAAAGTTACTTGTTCCGTAAAAATCGCACTTGACAAAGGGAACTTGGCAAAATAATCACTGATATATAAACTCCCTTGGTAGGTTTGTATTTTATTCAGTGATTTGTAAGTTTGTTTGAAGTGATGTTGGTGTACGATGGATAGTACACCAAATAGAGATATGGCATGTGACAGAATTTTTGTCGTACATGTATGAGTCCATTTCCAAGATACCGTTTGTCTCCGTTTCGACATGTTACAAGCCGAAACCATGTAAACGGGTATAAATTATACTAAGTTATTTATTTCCGAATGGTTTCGCAAAAAGACTCGCTTTGACACAGAGGCAAACAGTTGGGGCACTGACTCTTTTAAGGCCAACGGATTGACATCACCTCCAAATGAAGCAATCTTCAGATCTGGTCAAGGCAGATTCTGCGCACAAGGAAAGCAGTACTCGCTCATATTTGGTCAGCCTGAATTCACATCCCATTGAATATTCcagtttcagtttcaaaaaattCTTTGGAGCACAGTTTATTCTCGCAAACACTTACTAAGTTGCTACTTCAGACAACACAAGCGTgatgaatgtacatgtatgtacaagtTTACCTCAGTGTTCAAgttatattaaattttcatttctaaataataatttaaaggGTACCGCCTTGACCTACATGTATTGTTCTCATTTTATCAACTGAACCTTCACAAAATTCATCATAGGCATGTACCGTACGAGTATTCCACAACTTCTTATACGATTGTTAAAAAAGCACACTGGTCTCCCAGTTTGCTTCTACATGTACGTGAACAAAGAAACACATTCTTTCTAAgacaatgaaaacaacaatTCTCGTCCTGATTTTCTTCACAAACCCACAAGATTTGATACATCCGATCCTTATGAAAACAACAAACTTCACTTAAGTAAAGGAAACTTCCATCCCTTCTAACGAATAAATTTAAACTGGAGagaataatgtttgcaatccaAATTGTTCGAAATTCTTTGCAGGAGTTTTTGTAACTATAATGTATGAATTAACTTAAGAAtcgcttgttttcattttcaaattttctcggGTGCCTCCATCGTGAATAATTGTGACCAGTTACAGTTGCTCTATTGCTTTAACAAAAAGAGCTTTTGCTTAATTGTAATGATGTTGTAAGCCATCAACCTGGTTTCACTAGTGATGCAAGCACGAGCATACATGTAGGCATAtgtagcttatgctagtgaaaacaaaatgtcgacataagcatcaaaatcaaccaccgcatccgccattttgttcaaatgctcagacgtgGGGAATCTGGAATGCATCCTTTAATTAACTAGACATAGCAATTTGTTTTCACATGACACAAGCGAACGCAAACATAGGCGCATTAGcataaggaaaaggaaaaatcttgATCCATTGTCCTtgtgctagtgaaaaccaggcttaacacATCACAATTATTCTAGAGGGTGctgcccaggaaatttgaaaacaaatacaaGTGATTCTGACATtgatttatttcggatacaaacactttcattgaaaaaagttcaaacacttttgattgtaaacattaggCTCTGTGGGtttaaattactttttgttGGAGTGGAGATCCCTTTAAGGCCGCATAATTTTTGGAAATATGATGTTGGGGTATGAGAAGATTTTAGttgaaaaaataagaaaaagttaCTAATAGGTCAACTGCTTAACACCACACCAACTTTCTCCTGAAAGACAACCGGCCACTAAAATGATTTCATAAACACAAGGCATAAGGCAGAAAACAAGACAAGTGTACACAGCAGTAAAACAATACAGCGTCATTTTGTAACTTAATTGTGTTTGAGGAGAATGCACGATTCTATTCGTTTCAGTTCCACGGGATGTCCCTCGGGTATCAATTGTGAAGCCATACGATTTCAgcgtttggacgccatcttgttcTGGCACAAATAACCTCAATCTCATGTGATCGGAAAGTCAAGTGTTGTTGGATGGGGTCAATACCATTACCTGGATGGGTGACTGCACctcactaatccttgattactAGTAGTTCTCAAGTAATTTCCACTGTTACCCTGATATTATGGACGCACTTATGTAAATGACGATCCTGAAGGTGTCCTCTATAAAGAACTAAAATGTACATTTTACTGGTTGTCATTGACAACCTTTCTCATCTACCAGTGGCCTTGTAAATAGTAAATTGTCAATGTAAGCTGTTCCTTCTTTGCTGTGCTGTAAGCGTCATCAGTCTTTTTCCTAAATTGGCATTATGTTGCTGCAGATAACGAATCATGTCTGCTTGTTTCTCTAAGACGTCGTCTAAGTAATCATTGTCCCTGAAGAAAAAAGTGCATCAGTGATGCTACGGTATAgaccattttcaaaaatttaatgatgtcacagcagccatgttggtgttccaaattAAAGGGACGGCGGCCAtcatggtgtaccaaactaatccagGTCTGGGAAATGAAACTATTTCTATGCAAAATTAATACTTTCTtatgtttcagtaatccaatatggccgcTAGCCTTATTGGTGGGAGGGTatggctacacgtaggctatgtagctgctggtcacatgagcgaaaACGCTCCACAGCAACATGAAATAGAAGACTCTTTGTTTGTTGTGTCAATACCGATGAGTACCGATATGTCATATCCTTATAGAGGATCCTAAATGATGCCCTCATACCCAAAATTAGCTCTGAATTGCAATTCCCGATGGAGATATAAGGGATCAAAGTTTGATAGcatcccatacaaacccttcaaAATTTGTTCTGGTTCCTTCAGTTTGGAACCAGCTCAAAATTAGAGAGATTTATATAGGGCAGTATCAAACTTTCATCCTTTATATTTTGGCTGGGAATTACAATTAAGAAGTGATTTTTGGCAAGGACCCTTTTCTGAGGATGCTCTATTTGAAAATGGTGCCAAATTccataatttcacaaatttatttttttgtgatgtcACACTTCGGTACTCTATAGCACAAGGCTATCGTCAAGGAAAAAGTAccgaatattgaaagtgcattgcatggaatgagctatctctgaaaatctGACTGCACTACGCCTGATACTGTATCTCTGATCAATGgtgctttgaaaatttgaaattttacaagaaCGTAAGGAATCATTACTGCCATgggaaagtcccgaaactttacaggccattttcgggtgtcacaattccctttgtatctcaagaacggagaggatttacatgtaactcgtcaaacttcacagtaaattttctttttgttacctttaaaacatgttaaaagaccggctttccaaaacaagcggttagcagtttcacaaatggcttttcgggcccgaaaagttatcgggacgtTCGACAAACGGGCTCTCGGCTCAGGTTGTgcaaagcatggttagcgctaaccagcgtttaACACAGtgtaccatggaaacctatacaAATGTAGACTTCAATACCTCTaaaccaacggttagcactaaccaggcttcgagcaactgaAGTGTAAAAGTTTACACTCCTTATAATAAATGACACTGTAAAACAGATGAAACCATAAGTATGAGAAAGTCACAACAAAAAGAACTTAATTTTCTTGTGTGTGCTCTTGTGCCAACTTGTGAGTATCGCAAACATGTATAAACTGAAATTGCAACCGGCGCGGAAAAAGCAGACCCACAAGCACAAGAATTTTCTCCTCATCTTCAAAATAATGCGAAGACGCTAGGAGTCGTTAAAGATCACCCAAGGAGCCATTCTACATgtactttttaaacttgtcatGTGAATCAGTCACTCGTTCGTCACACAAACTCTCCTGCCTTACCAATCAAATTCACTTTGTGtttgtcatgcaaatttttttttgcttcgttATAGTCACACAATACATGTATTCATGTTACATGTAGTTTGTTAGGCAATAATGTCTCTTCAAGGCCTGGCAAACGGCTTAAACATCAGTTCAAACTTTTttaacgatgttgactgctggggtgggcaaatggtttgattcaacaaagcttcacaaGAGGCCCAGTATTCAGTCCCAAGCTGGAGCCGTGGTTGTTACAATGGATACAGACATGGATACatcattgagagaccgattatAAAGTGCTCACGCTTACATGTATACCCAACAAGGCTGAAAATCtaacaaataattattggaGCAAACGTTGACGCCATTTGGCCAGGCCTTCTGAGCTTCAGTTTGTTTTGCAACTCTCTTTTTAATGCAAAACGATCTCTCTTTAGATTAGTCACAACACCCCTCCCAAATCTGGGGACGAGAGTCTGTCTGACAAGCCAAAAGAAAAGTCGGCACTTTAAGGGTAATTCTGTGTTTCCTTAACCTTAAGTATCCTTAAGGAGACACGATTGAGAACCTGGAGGAGATGACTGAAATCTGGCACTAACCTGTATCCTGTTATGGATAATGTCGTAGAACCTCCATTATTTAAATAGTAGGTGTTTGCAAAATCTGCATCTTCAGCATCAGGAACAGGTCTTCTTCTGTTGAACTTCAAAACTTTGACTGTTGcaataaaagaaacaagaaagaTGTCCACCTGGTCCAAGAATAATTGGTACTACAGTACATGTGCCGACCAGTGCACTCAGTTGAGCATTGGTCTACCATGCACCAGGTCTCACCTCCACTAGAGTACGTTAAAGGTTGATTAAGTTATACTCTCCATAAATCAGTCACCAAAAAAGACTAATAATTATTACCGGTAAAGGTGACTAAGCTGGCCTTTTCATCAATTGTGTCCAAGCGCAGAATGGAAAGACGGCAGGAACACCATAAAGAGAAACGATACTGAACAAGAATGTTTTCtaaaaatattctaaaataTTCTTTGTAATAATTTCATGATACAGCTGTAACTCCAAGTTGTTTGGAATGAAAAGTGTTTATCAACATCATGGGAATAAAAATGTTGGCATGAATGGTGTGGTTGTTTtggaagaaaatttaaaatatttcgtCAGGTTCTCGCATCCTCTatacaacctcaaatttggtcaatttaTGTCATTGTCAGGACAAGGACACGAAAGAATTGTACCACAATGCAAAACGCATGTGCagtgcctttgtttttgttcattgttttgtggGGTTTTCATAGCCATCGTTGTCATCCTAtcgtaaggtccctattattTTAGGACTTTTAATTGGCCCAGCTGGTTCCAAACCCCAAAATACTGGCTGAGTGGCATTACAGTCCATTGCTCAACAAAGCCCTACCAGTCTGAGCCCCTACCAGTCTGGGCCCTACCAGTCTGGGCCCCTACCAGGCCTACCAGTCTGTGGTTACAtacatgtgtacatgtacattgtaaatatAAATTGAATGTAAAGACAACTCACCTAGGTACCACAGTATCCCTGGTACACAAAGTACAAACTCGATGCTGAAGGTAATCTGCAGAACGTTGAACAAAGCCAGGTCACTCCTGTGAGAGGTGTGGCGATCATCGTGACCAATAACTGCAAATATTGCTAATAGCACAGCATTTCCTGtaagaaaaggagaaaaataaACATTGAGAAATAAAACAATGACAGCTGACACTCGCTGGACCAATTTAACCCAAATTGACAACTGGGAATGAGACtaaaatattttactctgtctaacaccagacaattgaATTTTTCACTCGTCAACTGTgggcgtcctagggcgtttgagaaGTCAATAGGTTAAAGGTGTACATAACTAATTCTGTATGTTTTGATTTCATCTTGAAATAACTGGTACGCTGTatttattaaataatttttattttacattgtACCACTAGTACCACTGATTTACACTGAGGAAACATACCTTTTGTACATGAATCCAAAGAACATAagttattaaaataaaacaactttcttacatacatgtacatgtacaatgtaataTTATAGATCTCAACAACATTAAGGTAACCgttgtgttcgattgaccctattccagaataagaacaTGTGAAGTAAtgatttggcccgaggtcatggcgtacggaccaagcacagcgaggtccgtgtaccatgaccgagggccaaatattttcgcgtccggcccgacctaactcagtcaataagcattttatcatatgaccaccgtgcttttcctttttttgtttttttcaggtaACAAAATTTGGAATGTTCacttacgtcgctcattttgaccaaaaaggtgttttagttcgcatctcgcgcgcgcttttattgcaaaactgttgagaaaatccccgtatgagtgtcgtacgcgatcctagcagggccggacggctttttcccgCCCTGCTCacgccatcgcgtacggccctcatacggggattttctcaatagttttgcaatgaaagcgcgtgcgGGGctgtacgggtcatatgataatatGGTCAATCGACCATACCCTACATTAAACTACATTGTATGCAACACACTAAAAAAAGTGGGTGGTGAGGAGACCTTTTACAAAGAGGTCCTGTCATGACATGAttatttgatttaaagaaaGGCCAGATGGCTGCAATACATGTAAGTACATGAAAAAAGAAATCGTTCGATGGATTTAATTATTAGAAAGAAGGTTTATAGCCTAGAGTTACAAATGtaggctacatgtacatgtatactcaAAGTTGTTCTTGTAGTACACTGTAGTGACAGAATTGTcagataataataaaataattttaatgatACTGTAATCCACACTATTCGCTAAACAAACACCCATAAAGAAACACAGCTGCTGAGACAAGCCATGTAAACTCAAGCTTGTGCATTCAGGTGAAATCACCAAGCAATGGTTTTTGTTCAGGCAGGAAAAgcaaaaaactaagaaaaaactCTCAGAACAAAATTGAGAATCAACACAAACACCGGTCGATTTTATCGCCACCTCCAGGACTCAAACCGGGGCTGCAAGAATGGATAGCCAGTGCCAAATCTAATAAAAACTGTACCTAGTGATAATACAGCTTGTGGCAGTCGTCTCAGCTCCTTGGTTTCTCTGAAGAATTGCAAGTAACCTTTAGCCTGTGATTTATGATGTTGGCACTGTAAGATTCTGTCTGATATGAACACAATAACCCACAAAGCAACATGAAGAACcactaaaaaacaaaaaggaggaTCTGGACCACCAAGAACAGAGGAATTGCTTTCTGATAGCTTTCCATTTGGAAGTACAAACTGGAGAGTTTCAAATGCAATctgtacaaaaaagaaaagcacaGTATTATTCGATGGAAGTAAAGCATAAAAAGCTGTACATACCTACTTGTAATGGACAAAAAACGAGACAACAGGCTAGACCACAGCCTAATACCGCATTCACAACAAAGCTTAAACACGTCTAAAAgctgtttagttaaacatggt is a window of Montipora capricornis isolate CH-2021 chromosome 13, ASM3666992v2, whole genome shotgun sequence DNA encoding:
- the LOC138029883 gene encoding transmembrane protein 192-like, with product MVSLSGEQGQGGYFFNQEDSAPILATPAQEEVLVSETGSLGLVPEKRFHAIHTAWIAILQLILFIAFETLQFVLPNGKLSESNSSVLGGPDPPFCFLVVLHVALWVIVFISDRILQCQHHKSQAKGYLQFFRETKELRRLPQAVLSLGNAVLLAIFAVIGHDDRHTSHRSDLALFNVLQITFSIEFVLCVPGILWYLVKVLKFNRRRPVPDAEDADFANTYYLNNGGSTTLSITGYRDNDYLDDVLEKQADMIRYLQQHNANLGKRLMTLTAQQRRNSLH